A genomic segment from Orrella daihaiensis encodes:
- a CDS encoding response regulator transcription factor: MAANLNVLIVEDHDRLREILVRHLVQHGCQAVGVSDAEGLQDAMSRQSFDAVVLDLNLPDEDGLSIAQRLRTASPDLFIVMMTARNSTADRVAGYKSGADVYISKPSSGEELLAAIDSWRRRTDAKRLAEPRVYLNVQARELTGNGTVPLSAVETRVLQGLALAPGLKLEYFRLMELIDHDLDAKGKASLEVCMARLRKKLTQAGFPAPAIKSIRNDGYQLIDVLLMV, translated from the coding sequence ATGGCTGCCAATTTAAATGTGTTGATTGTTGAAGACCATGATCGGCTGCGGGAGATCTTGGTACGGCATCTCGTGCAACATGGGTGTCAAGCCGTTGGTGTTTCAGATGCGGAAGGGTTGCAAGACGCGATGTCTCGACAATCATTTGATGCCGTGGTGCTTGATCTGAATTTGCCTGACGAAGACGGATTGAGTATCGCGCAACGATTGAGAACGGCGAGTCCTGACTTATTTATCGTAATGATGACGGCACGCAACAGTACGGCAGACCGAGTGGCTGGATACAAGAGCGGCGCTGATGTCTATATCTCCAAGCCATCGTCAGGTGAAGAACTGTTGGCTGCGATTGATAGCTGGAGACGTCGTACGGACGCAAAGCGGCTTGCTGAACCGCGTGTGTACCTGAACGTACAAGCCCGCGAGTTAACAGGCAACGGGACAGTGCCACTAAGTGCAGTGGAAACGAGAGTTTTACAAGGTCTGGCTCTAGCGCCAGGGCTCAAGCTTGAGTATTTCAGGCTGATGGAGTTAATTGATCACGATCTAGACGCCAAAGGCAAGGCGAGTCTGGAGGTCTGTATGGCGCGTCTTCGCAAAAAGCTGACCCAAGCCGGATTCCCTGCGCCAGCGATCAAATCGATTCGTAACGACGGTTATCAGCTTATTGATGTGTTGCTGATGGTTTGA
- a CDS encoding sensor histidine kinase — translation MMSKGHFLRTAPFVVLGVVLFLLPLRLWAGDLIESRAYFKDPTGKLTFNEIRDLPFTPYTGILTAGFTQSVYWIRLRIDPALADSRSAVVPAGGFPPAIHDQSDRSDEWVLRVRPPFLDRIELFDPLEPDRLRRVTGNITPWLDSEFRSLNHAFVIPRSNEPRDVWLRVSATSTMLVGVDVLPYGEMRAIEKRQEILNALDLALALFFIIWAAFLFAVRSDRLVGAFLLVAVASFFYASNYVGYYRIFLGEIFSAAWLDRAHSFLLMLMLAAYMLFNRRILADYSPRPWMMRVLLPVQYYFVLGGLLLLSGYETVALSINTVIAIFGQAWICLILLCGLKSTDQRVQRKPLLPRVWVLTYSLILLFLFGGLALPALGWIEATQTSLYRSIIQGTVPFSLMAAIVHLRNRRLEKEQQLQVARAEQAAAAEKRRREESEQFLAMLTHEIRTPLTVMAYAAKTDLPDGQLGEHVKSGIREIDELIERCVQADRVDQASLQVVLSKATVQAVFHSSRARFSEDRVQWQIEPPPDALVSTDITLFEVVLNNLIDNALKYAPADATVKVDVLFSNNSTKQGLLVRVSNPPGPAGFPDPTRLFQKYYRAPRAHIKTGSGLGLYVARSFAHRLGGQLDYHPTNGLVLFELWLPI, via the coding sequence ATGATGAGCAAAGGGCACTTTTTACGAACTGCCCCGTTTGTTGTTTTGGGTGTCGTTTTGTTTTTGTTGCCTCTCAGGCTTTGGGCAGGTGATCTGATTGAGTCGCGTGCCTACTTCAAAGACCCGACCGGCAAACTGACATTTAACGAAATTCGCGATCTGCCTTTTACACCCTACACAGGTATTCTGACAGCCGGTTTTACCCAGTCGGTATATTGGATTCGTTTACGCATCGATCCAGCCTTGGCAGATAGTCGGTCTGCAGTCGTGCCTGCAGGTGGTTTCCCTCCGGCAATTCATGATCAAAGTGACCGATCAGATGAATGGGTATTGAGGGTGCGTCCGCCTTTTTTGGATCGGATCGAACTTTTTGATCCGCTTGAGCCAGATAGACTTCGCCGTGTGACCGGTAACATCACGCCATGGCTGGACAGCGAATTTAGATCGCTTAACCACGCCTTTGTCATTCCCCGCTCCAATGAACCTCGTGATGTCTGGCTTAGGGTGTCAGCCACAAGCACCATGTTGGTTGGTGTGGATGTGTTGCCGTATGGTGAGATGCGGGCGATAGAGAAACGCCAGGAGATACTGAACGCACTCGATCTTGCGTTAGCACTGTTTTTTATTATCTGGGCAGCGTTCTTGTTTGCGGTGCGATCCGATCGTTTGGTGGGCGCGTTTTTATTAGTGGCTGTGGCGTCGTTTTTTTACGCATCCAATTACGTGGGTTACTACCGTATATTCCTTGGCGAGATTTTTTCTGCGGCTTGGCTAGACAGGGCACACTCTTTTTTGTTGATGCTGATGCTGGCTGCTTACATGTTGTTTAACCGGCGGATTTTGGCAGACTATAGCCCCCGGCCATGGATGATGCGCGTCCTACTGCCGGTTCAGTACTATTTCGTGTTGGGTGGTCTTTTGCTGCTCTCAGGGTATGAGACGGTGGCATTGTCGATCAATACAGTGATTGCGATATTTGGACAGGCATGGATTTGTTTGATATTGCTGTGTGGCCTTAAATCTACTGATCAGAGAGTTCAACGCAAACCATTGCTGCCGCGTGTCTGGGTCTTGACATACAGCTTGATCCTGCTTTTTTTGTTTGGCGGCTTGGCCCTGCCAGCGCTTGGGTGGATCGAGGCAACACAGACATCGCTGTACCGTTCAATCATCCAGGGAACGGTACCATTTTCATTGATGGCGGCAATTGTGCATCTACGGAACCGGCGACTTGAAAAGGAGCAGCAACTGCAGGTGGCTAGAGCAGAGCAAGCGGCGGCTGCGGAGAAACGTCGACGCGAGGAAAGCGAGCAATTTTTGGCGATGCTGACCCATGAAATCCGAACGCCCCTGACAGTCATGGCTTACGCCGCTAAAACTGATTTGCCAGATGGGCAACTTGGGGAGCACGTTAAATCTGGAATTCGGGAAATTGATGAGTTGATTGAACGCTGTGTGCAGGCCGATCGTGTTGATCAGGCCAGTTTGCAAGTTGTGCTGAGCAAGGCCACGGTTCAGGCTGTTTTTCACTCATCGAGGGCACGATTCAGTGAGGATCGGGTTCAGTGGCAAATTGAACCCCCGCCAGATGCTCTAGTTAGCACCGACATCACCTTATTTGAGGTGGTTCTCAATAATCTCATTGATAATGCTCTCAAATATGCGCCTGCTGATGCGACTGTCAAAGTGGACGTGTTGTTCAGCAATAACAGTACGAAACAAGGGTTGCTGGTTCGTGTCAGTAACCCACCAGGCCCGGCCGGATTTCCAGACCCAACCCGGCTGTTTCAAAAGTACTATCGCGCGCCACGGGCTCATATCAAAACCGGCTCCGGCCTAGGGCTCTACGTCGCTCGTTCATTTGCCCACAGGTTGGGTGGGCAATTGGATTACCATCCAACCAACGGATTAGTGTTGTTTGAGCTATGGCTGCCAATTTAA
- a CDS encoding glycoside hydrolase family 31 protein, with protein MNLDSLKLVQSSPAKVTFDAGAGFRLVVEPHAPGVFRVRLGAADAVAHDLPVSGRAKVHADMLIARAEAISEAETRVSDDGSCWEVCQGETILQIGKQAFGLNVVKNSEPLMALTPDGIGHDDGRWAFGVALSGDDTVYGLGYTEMDLNRRGEYVVSDDPLHQALPLAWSPKGWGLYVNTIGRVDHDVAESDSGVYEIHAQAHVLDLFLFTGEPSEILNQYTAITGRAGQVSLWAMGAWLKQSPGTSLTQVIEQVEGLRSNGIAIDNVMLCPPMAWRLQESKLAIDWDSDRFPDPKQVLDLFAAKSIQIALPALPAVLTGTPTFEELEDRGWLLASDSGDAYVCKGNEATAGQDFALLDLTHKDVYRQWVERHRQLADDGVAAVVCDVQFDFPDDVTCRGAESGAMLRTLYPMLARQALYEACAGHKVPPEGLVLTHDLVPAGQRYPWQACKQTEFSWAGMRQSIRAALSVGASGLPLQMHALGDEASNDVDPQLYLRWLAACVFSGNFQFESIAQLRKLQDTHQELLAHWMQWRYRLIPYVLGAMEDAARTGLPIERGMAMCFPQDREAHRWDTQFMCGPALLVAPITEPGNKVQVYLPESEGWWDLSTGWRYDGGQTLEIDAGLDMIPVFGREGHMLCLGPATRSTAEFNSAKLLDEVWMFGMPIHNPVVMRNKIRVMQMQGSSYIKGLEGLKILPSEGLEVKRRGAEVRISRAR; from the coding sequence ATGAATCTTGATTCACTCAAACTTGTCCAGAGTAGCCCAGCTAAAGTGACCTTTGATGCGGGCGCTGGATTCAGGCTGGTGGTAGAACCGCATGCGCCTGGGGTGTTCCGTGTAAGACTTGGCGCGGCAGATGCTGTGGCGCATGATCTTCCAGTGTCCGGACGGGCCAAAGTCCATGCTGACATGTTAATCGCCCGCGCAGAGGCTATCAGTGAGGCCGAAACTCGGGTCTCTGATGACGGTTCGTGTTGGGAGGTGTGCCAGGGCGAGACGATCTTGCAAATCGGCAAGCAAGCTTTCGGTCTGAATGTAGTCAAAAACTCAGAGCCGCTGATGGCATTAACGCCTGATGGTATCGGTCATGATGATGGCCGTTGGGCGTTTGGCGTAGCGTTATCTGGCGACGATACCGTCTACGGCTTGGGCTACACCGAGATGGATTTAAATCGACGTGGTGAGTATGTGGTCTCTGACGATCCGTTGCATCAGGCGCTACCACTTGCGTGGAGCCCCAAAGGGTGGGGCTTGTATGTCAACACGATTGGTCGCGTTGACCATGATGTGGCTGAATCAGACTCTGGCGTCTACGAGATACATGCCCAAGCGCATGTGCTTGATTTGTTTTTGTTTACTGGCGAACCTAGCGAGATACTAAATCAATACACTGCCATCACTGGCCGTGCCGGACAGGTTTCTTTGTGGGCGATGGGCGCTTGGCTAAAACAATCGCCTGGCACTTCTTTAACGCAGGTCATCGAGCAAGTTGAGGGTTTGCGCTCCAATGGCATAGCCATAGATAACGTGATGTTGTGCCCACCCATGGCTTGGCGCCTGCAGGAGTCCAAGCTTGCGATCGACTGGGACAGTGACCGGTTTCCCGACCCAAAGCAGGTGCTAGATCTCTTTGCAGCCAAGTCCATCCAGATCGCATTGCCGGCTTTGCCCGCTGTCTTGACCGGCACGCCGACATTTGAGGAGCTCGAGGACCGTGGTTGGCTTTTGGCTAGCGACAGTGGTGACGCATACGTTTGCAAAGGTAATGAGGCTACTGCAGGGCAGGATTTTGCCCTGCTTGACCTAACCCACAAGGATGTTTATCGACAGTGGGTAGAGCGTCATCGACAGTTGGCTGACGACGGTGTGGCGGCTGTGGTTTGTGACGTACAGTTCGATTTCCCCGATGACGTTACTTGTCGAGGTGCTGAATCCGGCGCCATGTTGCGCACTTTATATCCCATGCTGGCACGGCAGGCTTTATACGAAGCTTGCGCTGGTCACAAAGTGCCACCGGAGGGGTTAGTGCTCACCCACGATTTGGTACCGGCCGGACAGAGATACCCATGGCAGGCCTGCAAGCAAACAGAATTCTCATGGGCAGGCATGCGCCAAAGTATCCGTGCTGCATTATCCGTTGGGGCGAGTGGTCTACCTCTTCAGATGCATGCGCTAGGCGATGAGGCTTCCAACGACGTGGACCCTCAGTTGTATCTACGCTGGTTGGCAGCTTGTGTGTTTTCTGGGAATTTTCAATTTGAAAGTATTGCGCAACTTCGAAAGCTGCAGGATACACATCAGGAGTTGCTTGCGCACTGGATGCAGTGGCGTTATCGCCTGATTCCTTATGTGTTAGGTGCTATGGAGGATGCTGCACGTACTGGTCTTCCAATTGAGCGTGGGATGGCTATGTGCTTTCCGCAGGATCGAGAGGCCCATCGCTGGGATACGCAATTCATGTGTGGTCCCGCACTGCTGGTGGCACCGATCACCGAACCTGGTAACAAAGTGCAGGTGTATTTACCTGAGTCAGAAGGCTGGTGGGATTTAAGCACTGGATGGCGGTACGATGGTGGGCAGACGCTTGAAATCGATGCTGGCCTAGACATGATTCCAGTGTTCGGTCGTGAAGGACATATGTTGTGTCTTGGTCCAGCCACACGCAGTACGGCCGAGTTCAACTCCGCCAAACTGCTCGATGAAGTCTGGATGTTCGGTATGCCAATTCACAACCCTGTGGTCATGCGTAACAAGATTCGCGTTATGCAAATGCAAGGGTCTAGCTACATCAAAGGACTAGAGGGCTTGAAGATCCTGCCTTCAGAGGGTCTCGAGGTTAAACGCCGAGGCGCTGAAGTCCGCATTTCTCGGGCACGATAG
- a CDS encoding FAD-dependent oxidoreductase: protein MFHVTDCFDAAYLLNAKMNRYLVDASAHANHVIVVGSGICGSTVAAMLAQSGLKVTVIDAVAAHKGHIAAALTPVISSDDNPRSRLSRLGARLADRYWRDLQAETGVRFGSACGALQLQRPDGSKRAQDLKAQAEVFAQPHWARWVERDQASELAAIELPRGGIWYPGGWLIQVPELIGLLQATPGVQMMFCEVNSIERAGQGWLVKDVKGNPLAQGDAVVLANAGDVTGLLKRSGFEQAVSACSRLAALHRLAGEITLLPADRLRGGPSCIVGGDGYVLPAIDGWCVSGGTYVRGAQRAECTEMGIRTNIDRAGQLLGLSPEIDRYQNLPGWAGWRAVLPGRLPAIGQIPSMPKLWVFTANASRGLTWSVLGAMLIRDALTGQKISIGELDQRMLSAIEP from the coding sequence ATGTTTCACGTCACAGACTGTTTTGATGCAGCCTACCTGTTAAATGCCAAAATGAATCGATACCTTGTTGATGCTTCTGCTCATGCGAACCATGTGATTGTTGTGGGTAGTGGTATTTGCGGATCTACGGTAGCGGCAATGCTGGCCCAAAGCGGGCTTAAAGTCACAGTCATTGACGCCGTGGCGGCACACAAGGGTCATATTGCTGCAGCCTTAACGCCGGTGATTTCCAGTGACGACAATCCACGATCGAGATTGTCTCGTTTGGGGGCGAGGCTTGCCGATCGCTATTGGCGCGACCTTCAGGCGGAAACTGGCGTGCGGTTTGGCTCTGCCTGCGGGGCACTGCAGTTGCAACGTCCCGATGGGTCCAAGCGTGCCCAGGATCTCAAGGCACAAGCCGAAGTCTTTGCTCAACCGCACTGGGCGCGTTGGGTCGAGCGTGACCAAGCCAGTGAGTTGGCTGCAATTGAATTGCCGCGAGGTGGCATTTGGTATCCGGGTGGTTGGCTAATTCAAGTGCCCGAGCTCATTGGCTTATTGCAAGCGACCCCTGGTGTTCAGATGATGTTTTGTGAGGTCAACAGCATCGAGCGAGCTGGCCAAGGTTGGCTCGTCAAGGACGTAAAGGGAAATCCCCTTGCGCAGGGGGATGCGGTCGTATTGGCCAATGCAGGTGATGTAACCGGGTTGCTGAAGCGTTCAGGTTTTGAGCAGGCAGTGTCTGCCTGTAGCCGGTTGGCGGCGCTTCATCGTTTGGCTGGTGAAATCACTTTGTTGCCTGCTGATCGACTGCGCGGTGGCCCTAGCTGTATTGTCGGAGGCGATGGCTATGTTTTACCCGCTATTGACGGTTGGTGCGTGAGCGGCGGTACCTATGTGCGTGGCGCTCAGCGCGCCGAGTGCACGGAGATGGGCATACGAACCAACATTGACCGAGCAGGTCAACTATTGGGCTTGAGTCCTGAGATCGATCGATACCAGAACCTGCCAGGCTGGGCTGGCTGGCGAGCAGTATTGCCAGGGAGATTGCCCGCGATTGGGCAAATACCCTCTATGCCCAAGCTCTGGGTCTTCACCGCAAACGCATCACGTGGTTTGACTTGGTCCGTTTTAGGGGCGATGTTGATTCGCGACGCTCTGACTGGTCAAAAAATCAGCATCGGTGAACTTGATCAGCGAATGTTGTCTGCTATTGAGCCGTGA
- a CDS encoding inositol monophosphatase family protein, with protein MLPYAKYLEVAVRACHAAAAVLQSHRLSRTHLVIDQKGRNDLVSQADREAEQAIIEILRAETPELGIIGEESGGSRGEQATWFVDPLDGTTNYLHGLEHYAVSIGLVAHANAPDSVGNTLTSDQPIVGVVYDPSREELFSALQGVGVWLNGHRISRSNVTDISQALVATGIPVRTFEYLDQYLAALKDLVLNTRGIRRQGSAALDLCWLAAGRVDAYWEQGIQSWDVAAGTVIAREAGASVNDPYDLQASWPARGRLLACAPGIESALLDLILPHMNEAPGL; from the coding sequence ATGTTGCCCTACGCCAAATATCTTGAGGTAGCTGTACGCGCATGCCATGCCGCAGCGGCAGTGCTGCAGAGCCACCGACTCTCACGCACGCACCTTGTTATTGATCAGAAAGGCCGCAATGACCTCGTCTCCCAGGCTGATCGTGAGGCAGAGCAAGCGATTATTGAGATCTTGCGCGCCGAAACTCCTGAACTAGGCATCATTGGTGAAGAATCAGGCGGCTCACGCGGAGAACAAGCAACCTGGTTTGTCGACCCGCTCGACGGCACTACCAACTATTTGCATGGCTTGGAACATTATGCTGTTTCGATCGGTTTGGTGGCTCATGCTAACGCACCCGACTCGGTGGGCAACACGTTGACCAGCGATCAACCAATTGTCGGTGTTGTTTACGACCCGAGCCGCGAGGAGCTTTTCAGCGCACTGCAGGGCGTGGGTGTCTGGCTAAATGGACATCGGATCAGCCGATCAAACGTGACAGACATCAGCCAGGCACTAGTTGCGACCGGCATCCCAGTGCGTACCTTTGAATATCTGGATCAGTACCTCGCGGCACTCAAAGATCTCGTACTGAACACCAGAGGCATTCGCCGTCAAGGGTCGGCCGCACTTGACCTGTGCTGGCTGGCGGCTGGCCGAGTCGATGCCTATTGGGAACAAGGTATTCAAAGCTGGGACGTCGCCGCTGGCACAGTGATCGCCCGCGAAGCCGGTGCCAGTGTCAATGATCCCTATGATCTTCAGGCTAGCTGGCCAGCACGCGGCAGGCTCTTGGCTTGCGCGCCTGGTATTGAATCGGCGCTTCTGGACCTAATCCTGCCCCACATGAACGAGGCGCCGGGCTTGTAG
- a CDS encoding AMP-binding protein yields the protein MKLTDSYASLDHYSSLVQLLDEAMNTNRDRVALVSLGVQLTYGELDRLSLAWAAWLQSEGIKPGDRVAIMLPNMLASPVTLIGTLRAGCVVVNVNPLYTARELQSQLRDSRPDVIVLFEAFAATLQQVPASDRPGRVVLAAAGDLMPRLKGGLVNFVVRHVQRKVPAWKLDGASRLPEVLKLGANASFTPVQITPEHLAFLQYTGGTTGEPRAAMLSHRNVIANILQVHEIAQPALGDLLPKPLTMLTALPLYHVFAMTVCELYALYAGMRIVLVINPRDLKALTKIWRTERPHIFPAVNTLFAALLRHEPFKQLDFSNLRISLGGGMAIHQPVAEQWQRLTGRTIVEGYGMSETSPVICANRTDATSFTGTVGFPLPGTEVKILDDDRQPVADGQPGEIAVRGPQVMLGYWQAPEATSQAMTADGYLLTGDIGVREPSGQVRIVDRKKDMILVSGFNVYPAEIDAVFASHPDVTECAAVGVPDGEGGEAIKLFVVPAKSNVDTTAMQAWARERLTGYKRPREIVLVQSLPKNTVGKTLRRMLRDQ from the coding sequence TTGAAGTTAACCGATAGTTACGCTTCTTTGGATCACTACAGTTCGCTCGTGCAATTGCTTGACGAGGCGATGAACACTAATCGGGACCGCGTTGCATTGGTCTCGCTCGGCGTGCAATTGACCTATGGTGAGTTAGATCGGCTATCACTTGCCTGGGCAGCTTGGTTGCAGTCTGAAGGAATAAAGCCTGGAGATCGAGTAGCCATCATGTTGCCCAACATGCTGGCTAGCCCGGTGACCCTAATTGGGACGCTTAGGGCAGGTTGTGTGGTTGTAAATGTCAATCCGCTCTACACAGCACGCGAGCTGCAGTCGCAACTCAGAGACAGTCGACCTGACGTCATTGTTTTGTTTGAGGCGTTTGCTGCGACCTTGCAGCAAGTGCCAGCCTCAGATCGACCTGGTCGCGTGGTGTTGGCCGCGGCTGGTGATTTGATGCCGCGGTTAAAAGGTGGATTGGTTAATTTTGTCGTGCGGCATGTGCAGCGCAAAGTGCCAGCTTGGAAACTAGATGGTGCCAGTCGGCTGCCCGAGGTCTTAAAGCTCGGAGCGAATGCCTCGTTTACCCCGGTGCAGATTACCCCTGAGCATCTGGCTTTTTTGCAATACACGGGCGGCACTACGGGTGAGCCACGTGCGGCGATGCTCAGTCACCGCAACGTCATAGCCAATATTTTGCAGGTGCATGAGATAGCTCAGCCAGCACTTGGTGATTTATTGCCTAAACCTCTGACGATGTTGACTGCGTTGCCGCTTTATCACGTGTTTGCGATGACTGTTTGCGAGCTTTATGCACTGTATGCCGGCATGCGGATTGTTTTGGTGATTAATCCCCGTGACTTGAAAGCATTGACCAAGATATGGCGCACCGAGAGGCCGCATATTTTTCCGGCCGTCAACACACTGTTTGCGGCGTTATTGCGTCATGAGCCATTCAAGCAGCTAGATTTTTCAAATTTGAGGATTTCGCTGGGTGGCGGGATGGCGATACATCAGCCAGTTGCTGAGCAATGGCAGCGGTTGACAGGACGCACGATTGTGGAGGGCTATGGCATGTCTGAGACGTCACCGGTCATCTGCGCTAATCGAACCGATGCCACGAGCTTTACGGGTACCGTGGGCTTTCCTTTGCCCGGGACTGAGGTCAAGATTCTTGACGATGACAGGCAGCCTGTGGCTGATGGTCAGCCTGGCGAGATCGCAGTCAGGGGACCGCAAGTGATGCTGGGCTACTGGCAAGCGCCAGAAGCGACATCGCAAGCCATGACGGCTGACGGATATCTGCTCACGGGCGATATTGGTGTGCGTGAGCCGAGTGGCCAAGTAAGGATCGTAGATCGCAAAAAAGACATGATTCTGGTCTCAGGGTTTAACGTTTATCCTGCCGAGATCGATGCTGTGTTCGCCAGCCACCCGGATGTAACCGAGTGTGCGGCTGTAGGGGTGCCTGACGGTGAGGGCGGGGAGGCCATCAAGTTGTTTGTGGTGCCGGCCAAGTCAAACGTGGATACAACGGCCATGCAGGCATGGGCGCGCGAGCGTTTGACGGGCTATAAGCGACCTCGAGAAATCGTGTTGGTGCAGTCACTGCCTAAAAATACGGTTGGCAAAACTTTGCGCAGGATGCTGCGCGATCAATGA
- a CDS encoding M20 aminoacylase family protein — protein MKLLEPFLQWQEEIKTVRRDIHAHPELAYQEQRTSDLVAKMLTEWGIPVHRGLGGTGVVGTIEGSRTHEKATAIGLRADMDALPMQELNTFDHASRHPGTMHGCGHDGHTAMLLNAARYLSQHRDFAGTVYLIFQPAEEGAAGAKRMIEDGLFEMFPMKAVFGMHNWPGMAAGTFGVTPGPIMASSNEFVIDITGKGAHGGMPHLGHDPIMAGVSVAQALQTIVSRNCHPLEAGVVSVTQFHAGSAMNVIPTEAQLLGTVRAFSNETLDLIERRLGEIVEHTCRAMSCDGKLTFRRNYPPTINSEAETAFCVEVMKEIVGPDNVNARVVPTMGAEDFAFMLEKVPGCYLWIGNGMGDHRDAGHGLGPCMLHNGSYDFNDELLPLGGTFWVKVVERWFERHA, from the coding sequence ATGAAATTGCTTGAACCTTTTTTACAATGGCAAGAAGAAATCAAAACCGTTAGGCGTGATATTCACGCGCATCCAGAACTTGCCTATCAAGAACAACGGACCTCTGACTTAGTTGCCAAAATGCTAACCGAATGGGGCATCCCTGTTCATCGGGGCTTGGGCGGCACTGGCGTGGTCGGCACCATCGAAGGCAGCCGAACGCATGAAAAAGCCACCGCGATTGGCTTGAGAGCCGATATGGATGCTTTACCGATGCAAGAATTGAACACATTCGATCACGCTAGCCGGCATCCCGGTACCATGCATGGCTGCGGGCATGATGGCCACACTGCCATGCTACTGAATGCGGCTCGGTATCTTTCACAACACCGTGATTTCGCGGGGACGGTGTACCTGATTTTCCAGCCAGCCGAGGAAGGCGCTGCTGGAGCGAAACGCATGATAGAAGACGGCCTATTTGAAATGTTTCCAATGAAAGCCGTGTTTGGCATGCATAACTGGCCAGGTATGGCAGCCGGCACGTTTGGGGTGACGCCTGGCCCGATTATGGCCTCAAGCAACGAATTTGTGATTGACATAACCGGCAAAGGTGCTCATGGCGGAATGCCACATCTGGGTCACGATCCGATCATGGCTGGCGTTAGTGTGGCTCAAGCGCTGCAAACCATTGTGAGCCGCAACTGTCATCCGCTCGAAGCGGGTGTGGTTAGCGTGACCCAATTTCATGCCGGCAGTGCCATGAACGTGATTCCCACCGAGGCTCAACTATTAGGCACAGTGCGAGCCTTTAGCAATGAGACGCTTGACCTGATTGAACGCCGTCTGGGTGAAATTGTCGAACACACCTGCCGCGCCATGAGCTGCGACGGCAAGCTGACCTTCCGACGCAACTATCCGCCCACCATTAACTCCGAGGCGGAAACTGCTTTTTGTGTCGAGGTCATGAAAGAAATCGTGGGCCCAGACAATGTCAACGCTCGTGTGGTACCCACCATGGGTGCGGAGGACTTTGCATTCATGCTAGAGAAAGTTCCCGGATGCTATCTCTGGATTGGCAACGGCATGGGTGACCACCGTGACGCGGGTCACGGCTTGGGTCCTTGCATGCTGCACAATGGATCGTATGACTTTAATGACGAACTGCTACCCCTAGGCGGCACTTTTTGGGTCAAAGTCGTTGAGCGTTGGTTTGAGCGCCACGCTTGA